The Acidobacteriota bacterium nucleotide sequence GCGCTCCAGGCAGCCCACCAAAGCGGCGTTGTCCATCGGGATTTAAAACCGGACAACATCATGATTGGGACTGATGCTGATGGAAAGCCAATGGTGAAACTGCTCGATCTTGGGATTGCCAAAATCCGGGAAAGCGCCGATGTGACGGCGCTGACTATGACTGGCCAGTTACTGGGAACGCCCTTTTACATGTCTCCTGAACAATGGGACGGAACCGAGGACATTGATGGTCGCTCAGATATCTATAGCCTGGCAATCATTTTGTATGAACTCATCAGCGGGAAGCGACCTTTTGAGGGAAAAACACTTGAAAGCCTGGCCTATCTGCACACGTTCACAAAGGCCAAACCGCTTCATGAATTACGGAGTGGAATTCCATATAATTTCAGTCGGATTATTGAACGGGCCATGGAAAAGGATCGAAACCTGCGACCTCCGACCATGCTCGCCTTTATGGAGCAGCTCCGACAGGCCATCCTTGAATTAAATATTGGCATTGGGGGACCGGTAACCGATGAACAGGAAGCCGCCCTGACGCTTTTCGTCCACACTGATGCCCAACCAACCAACCCTGGTCAGGATACACGCCAGAAAGGCGCCACAAAAACCCTGCTTGATGTGGCTGAAAATTCGCAAAGTGATCAATTGCGGGAGACGGCTGGTACACCCGATGCCCAGGTGACAATGCTGGATCCGACACCCTCGCAAGCTCAAAAGATGGTGCCGCCGCCTGATTTTTCAACCACGCGCGCACCCATCAGGAAGGATCCGCCAAAGAAAGCAATTTCCACTTCAAAACCGTTGGCGGCGCCTGCGCTAACCGCGCCAACCCTCAAGTTGGACCCCGAAACTTCAGATCCTTCACCCGTCCAGCAAGTATTCATTGCAGAGTCTCCCCAGCTTGACTCAGCAAACGTGATTGGAGCCTTGGTGGAAAAGCCTGCCATCAGTGAAAGCAGGTTCACGATGAACCAGGTACTGGTTGCCATGGTGGCAGGGATTATGATGGTCATTGTGGCTGGCGTAATTTTTTGGCCACGGACGAACATTCCTCGTTCGACTCCTCCTGTACCAATAAAAACCACTCCGGTTCTCACCGAAGTTCTCCAATTCTGGATAACCGTTTCCCAAAAAACAGGTAGCGCGACCACGGAGCAATTTGCCAATGAGCCGGAACTTCAGTCCGGCACTGAGTTTAAATTTGGTTTCCAATCATCTGAATTTGGGTATCTCTATATTCTTGGCCCAGGGAAGAACAACCAACTCATGACCTTTTTGACCAACGTGCAGTCGCTGGGGGAACCTGGTCATGTGAATGTGCTTCCAGGCGGTAAGGACTATATCTTCCCGGAGAAAGAGCACTTCTGGATCAAGCTTGACAATCAGCCGGGAGTAGAAACATACACGCTGATTTTCTCCCCGGTTCAGCTTGAAGTTCCAACCTTTTGGAATCGAGAGCCGGGTTCCATTCTCACACCGGAGGAAATGCAGGAATGGCAGGCCCTTCAAATTTTCTTGGTCAAGGCTGAGACCAAAATCATTTCCCAACCTGGACCAAGGTTGTTGGTTTTGAAACCAAAAGATCAGAACCAGAAGAAACCAGTTGTCTTCGAAGTCAAGATCAACCATAAGTCAACAGGCTCGGCCCTCAAGGGCCGAGCTTGAGTCGTGTCGCCACGACGCCATCCTGCCGGATGGCCGGTGTGGGGAGATTGGTTCAAGCTCCAGTTGACCAGACCCCCGTGCAAATCACGGGAAACGATTGGGAAGAATCGATAGGTACCGGCGGATTTGCCTGCGGTCCGCCGCACTACGGTGACAGGTTAAACCCAGAATGGGAGTCAGTTCCAGTGCCTGTCATAGGCAAACCTTCCTAAATCCGGTCGAGAGGAAGTCGAATCCGGTCGGCGGTCACAGTTAGACCGGTACGCATCACTCCGAAAGGAAGAATAAACGCGATGTTCGTTTATGTTTTGAATTGTCATGGCAAACCGCTGATGCCGACCAATCCGGCCAAGGCGAGGTTGTTGCTCAAAGCGGGGAAAGCGAAAGTGGTTCGGAAAACACCGTTTACCATCAAACTGCGGTTCGGTTCATCGGGATACAAGCAAGAGGTTGTAGCCGGGATGGATACGGGAAGTGCCAGGGTTGGAACGGCGGCGGTGGCGAACGGGAACGTGGTGTATCAGGCGGAAGTCACACTCCGGACCGATGTTTCACGTAAGATGGAACACCGAAAGATGTACCGCCGCAGCCGCCGCAGTCGAAAGACCCGCTACCGGGCAGCCAGATTTGAAAATCGTGGGGCATCGCGCCGCAAAGGCCGGTTGCCGCCTTCGATCCGCGGCAAAGTCGAATCGCACCTTCGGGAACGCCGACAAGTGGAACGGTTGGTGCCGGTGACCAGGTGGAAAGTGGAAACGGCAAGTTTCGACATTCACAAACTGGTCAATCCGGAGGTAGCGGGAGTCGAATATCAAAATGGACTGCTCAAGGACTGGTATCACGTCAAAGCGTATGTGCCGCACCGTGACGGCCACCAGTGTCAAAGCGGACAAAAGATCACCCACAGCGTCAAACTCAATGTTCATCACGTGCAGTTCAAGCGTCGTCAGGGCGGCAACCAGCCTGGAAATCTCCTCACGCTGTGCCTGACCTGTCATCAGGATTTGCACCAGGGAAAATTTGAGATCAAACCGAAACGAAATGTGACCAAACACGCAACCGAAGTGGGTGTGATCGCCGCCCAACTCAAGCAATCTGATTGGGAATTTGAACCGACCTTCGGCTACGAAACCAAATACAAGCGCGAGCAGTTCTTGAAGTTGCCCAAGTCTCACACCACTGATGCGATGGCGATTTGTTGCGAGGATGGCGAAGCGGTCGAAGCCGGGAACGGAAATAGTTTCGTCAAACGTCACGTCAGCCAGGGCGATTATCAGCAAACCACCGGCAAACACAGCCAGCAACGAATTCCAACCGGCAAGCTGTTTGGGTTGCGCAAGTTTGATTTGATTCAAACTGTGAAGGGAATCGGGTTTGTCACCGGCAAGCGCAGCAGTGGGTATTTCGCCGTGGGTGCGATTGACGGGACTCGGCTGACCAACAGCGTCAACATCAAAACCAACTGTGTCCGGTTGACCGCACGAAACACAACTTTAATTCAAAGCAGGAACGGCGTTTCCTCCCGGCCCAGCAAGGACCGGGTCTCCACGCCGAAAATAAGATGAAAATGCAGTTCTGTCAAAAATTGGGCCTTGAGCTTCTTTTTTCATTCTGTGACCGAACGGCAAAAAAGCGATTTGTGCAAGTCCTGGGTAAAGCCCAGTTTGTTTTACCCAAGTTTAAGTTCGTTATTGTAGACAATTCAATTGGAGAATCAGGTGTATGTTGAAGTATTTCGTGGTTCGCATTGTGGTTATTGCTTCATTGATGGTATTTCCGTCAGCTATCTGGGCGGTTCAAAAGAATCAAGATCAAGTGCGGGGAAGTTTTCTAAGTACTCGCCCTGGCGGAACTGCCGCGAAACCCAAACCCAAAAAAGCAGTTCCAAAAAAGAAAACATCAGATGTCACCAGCTCTGGGTCAACGGAGCCCACCGCCAGTTCCCATAACCTGGCTATTTCGACACCTGGCACAGCCGTTGGGTTAGGGTATACACTTTTTATGAAGGGCCCAAAGGATCAGCCAGTTCGGGTTGATACCAACCGAGAATTTGTGACTGGTGATGCGATTCGAATATTGCTTGAGCCCAATATAGATGGATTTTTATATATTTTTCACACCGAACAGGACAAAAACCCCCAACTCTTATTTCCAGATCCCCGCTTGCAAGCTGGATCCAATGCTGTTCGAGCACACGTGCCCTATGAGGTTCCATCCAGTACCGACGCAAATCAGAGGAATCAATGGTTTGTCTTTGATGGTGCTCCAACCACAGAACGGCTTTTAATCATTATTGCCCGGCAGCCAATCACTGGAATTCCCATTGGCCAGGAGTTGGTCCAGAAATACGCTGGGAATGAAAATGGCTTTCAATGGTCTCCGAGTAAAGAACTGTGGGCCAAAATTCGGAATGAAAAAACTGGAGCACAAATTGTCTCCACCAACAGCAATGCCGGTACAGTGCAAACGAAGCTTGAACAAACCTCGTTGACCCGTTCGCTCGGGTTGCCAAAGGGCGCGCCAGCGCCTTCGGTTATTTTGATGAATCAGTCAGCCAACAAAGAAAATCTGGTAACCGAAGTTGATCTAACTCATAAGTGAAGAATTGAGAATGAAAAAAGTGGCTAGTGGCTAGTGGTTAGTGGTTAGTGATGCCAGTTAAGAGTTGAAAAAATAAGCGGATTTGAACCCGCGAAGCGGCTGGCCGGGCGGGGAAAAAGTGGGGAATGACCCGAATTCCCAGGGCTCGAAGACTCGCCCTGGGCTACGAGCCGGCGCCCACTTCGTGGGCTGAGAACCAAAACGGCTTCAACTCTTAACTGGCATTAGTGATTAGTGATTAGTTCTTGGCTTCTGACTTTTCTTCGAAAGTATTGATTTCTAACCACTAACCACTAACCACTAACCACTAACCACTAACCACTAACCACTAACCACTAACCACTAACCACTAACCACTAACCACTAACCACTAACCACTAACCACTAACCACTAACCACTAAATGGTTTCTTCATTCTGCCTTTATTTCTTGATGCGGAAGGTCGCGTCGCTATCATCCTGCCCGCGATTACCAGCCTTATCCACTGCCACCACGCGAACCTTTGCCGTCTTCGTCTTTGCCATGTTTGATGGAACGGTAAAGGCAAACGATTGTGCCAAAGCCGGTAATCCGGTGGCAATCAGATTGGGATAGCTGGCGCCACCATCAGTTGAGACAAACAGGTCGTGGCTGGCCAGTTCGAGATTGTCGCTGGATTGCCACTGAATCAAAAACGATTGATTGAGTTTTAATTTCTCACCGCCATTCGGAGCAATCAACCGTACCGAAGGCGGTGTTGTATCGTCTGGTGCAGGGGTTGTAACCGTAAAATCAGCCTCCGACATATCTGTTCCGCTGTTTCCAGCCTGATCAGTGGCTGAGACTCGAACTCTGCCGCGAGTCGTGGCCAGAGTTGAAGGGAGTTGTGCTGCAAACGACGTCGCATTGCCTGGCAGTCCCGTGGCGAGTTGAAGAGCAAACGAGGTGCCTCCATCAGTTGAGAGGTGGATGGCCTGGGATCGAACCCCAACGTTATCACTCGAATTCCACCGAATCGTCAGGTTTGCCCCGGCAACTGCCTGTTCGCCTCCGTTGGGTGACAAAAGTTGGACGGCTGGCGCGACGGTATCGGTTTGATTTGGCGCTGAAATCGAGAAGTCAGCGTCTGAGGTATCGGATCCGGTTTTCCCGCTGGTATCGGTGGCGGTAACTCTCACCCGTGCCCGAGTGGTCGAATTCATTGTGGTTGGGAGCGTCGCTGAAAAACTGGTGGCGGATCCATCAAGGCCGGTTGCCAGCGTGGTTGGGAATGTTGTGCCACTATCACTTGAAAGCCCAATCGAATGGGCCATCACACCTTTATCATCTGAACTGGTCCAGGAGATGGAAAGTGGCGCATTGAGCACGACTTGTTCGCCGCCGTTGGGTGATGCGAGCCTGACCGTTGGTGCGTTGTCCGACGGAGACGACGACGGTTTTACATCGAAATAGGCAATTGTTTCTGAAGGGTTGCCATAATTTGAATAGATGCGGATATTTCCATCCGGCGCAATGGCGGCGCCAAGATCGCCAACTCCGGCACGGGACTGGGTTAAATCAGTGCCAGCTTCGTCAGAAAGCAGAATTTCATCCAACGTAGTTGGCCAGGTGACGCCGTCTTCTGAGATCCCTCGGGCATGATAGAAATGTAAATACATGGTGTAGAGATAGAATTTTCCATCCTTTTCCACCACCGTCGGATCGTGAAATCCCTTATAGAGCAATTTGAAATTCCCCCATGTCAATCCATCCGGCGAAGTCGTCAGGTACAGGTCACTTGGCTGGTTGGTGCTGCTGACCGGGTTGGCTGAAAAAATAGCCGCAAATGTCCCGTCTTTCAGGCGATAAAACGCCCCGTGCCCGGCCAACTGAAACTGACTGTTTGGATCATGCGGAATAATCTCAATCCGAACGCCCGATTCCTGGGTAAAAGTAATGCCGTCGTTGGAAATCGCGCTCAGGACGTGGTATTTGGGCGGCTGATTTTGTTCCTGTTTTGGTGCACATCGGTAATACATCCGATATCGGCCATCCACGAGTTTCACGACGCTCGGACCACCAAACATGAAGGTTCGATCAGTTGGATTTGAAGACCCTTTTAAAATCGTGCCTTTGATCGTCCAGGTAACCCCATCTGGAGATTCCGCATATTTAATCTGGTCATCACCTAACATTGACCGATTGTAATACATTCGATAGCTTCCATTCTCCAGCCGCTGAATGTTTGGCATGAGGTAGGACCCGCTTTTCGGAGGTTCGTTTCCAGCCAGCGCACCAACACAAAAACCTTTCATTACAAATGTTTCACGTTCGTTCTGGTTGGGTTGGCTTCCGATGAGCTGTTTAAAGAAGGTGAAGAACGTGTCTGTTCCTTCGGAGTTCCAGTTAAACCCGCCGTGGGCCAGGTTTGGGTCCTCAAACATCAGGTCAATGGAACCACCGTGCTTTTTGAGCCAGTCGGCGGTGCGTTCCATACCCGGACAGCCGGTTTTTTCGGGATTTGGGTCTTTTCCACCACAAAATAGTGCCCAGTGTGTCCTGGCAAATACTTTTTCACCCAGTGCACCACTTTCAATGTCGGCATAGAGTGGGAAATCAAGCTCGGCGCTTCCAGAAAGCGAGAAAGTCATCCCGAAATAATTGTTTCCAGTATCGCGGTCAAAATAAGTTACGCCGTAGCTATTGGCCGAGCCCCGACTAAATCCCTGCAAAATGGCCGTGCCTGATTGTTGGCCACGTTCTCTGAGAAAGGTCTCCATAATTGGATACAGTTCATTGACCAGATAATAATCCCGATCCGTTCCGGTTTCTCCGAACCACCACTGGAGTGCAATCATGGCCACACCGTGTTTTTCGAGGCTGGGGTACCACAGATAAAATTCATCGAACGCAAAGCTGGTGCTGCCGTGTAAGGCCACCATCACGGGCTTTTTGTCGGCTGGACTCACTGGCTCCCAGGTGACAACAAAACTTTCGCCATCCGGTGTTGGAACTACTTTCGCTCCCTTATCGAGTGCAAACTGAACTCGCTCTGGATTGGCAGCTTTGGCGAGCTCAAATAACTGTTTGGCCTTACCGGTCAATTCATTGGCAGTGTTTTGCCGAGGGCGTCTGGGAATAGGCTGGGGGCCCCTGGAAAGTGGGTGGTGAATCGCTTGACGGTTGGGACGGCAACTGGCGCCCACCTGGACTGCGGAAAGCAACAGGTTGAACTGAAACACGGAAAATACGGCGAAAAACAATAAAAAGAAGCGGCGTAACATCATAAATTGAATCGCTCCTGTAATCTGAAGCTGTGATAAAGCATTCGGTGGGCATGAGTTCCTCAGGAAACCCCATCGCCACACAGAGACACCCTTGAGTTTCAGGAAAGAAACCTGCGGAATAGTTTGGGAGAAGCTCAGGCGTGCTTCTGTGTTGGCGTGGAGTGAAAAGTTAATTCCAAAAATGGGAACTTCCCCGGAAAATGCGCGACTAAAGAGAGGGTTGTGTTTCGGAACAAACCATCTGCACTACTCTAGCCCAGACATTCCAGCTTTTTTCCCTTTCTCCAGACACAACGAACCATCATTCTCAAATTGGTCAGAGGTCACGCATGAAACGTGCAAAAAATATAGTTTTGCTCCTGGTTGTATTGATCGGAGTTGGGTGTTTGTTTGTGAAACTGTCAACTCACGCCCAGCAGACCGACTATGAACGCCAGTACCAGACGCTCAAAGCCCAGGCCGAAAAGCTGTATCAGGAAAAATCCTACGCCCTGGCAAATGCCGAATACGCCAAAATCAACCCGGCGCTCCTGCCTCTGGCTGAATC carries:
- a CDS encoding protein kinase is translated as MSTLGKICPTCKQTFAATINFCPADSEVLEFDLNSLVGTLLDGQYQVEELLGKGGMGAVYRARHSRLGDMVAIKILPLHLSGNPEYQRRFVREGQAARLFRHPNAVAVFDLRETSDGLLYMVQEYVKGQTLTKELKKRRALPATEAFYLLEPIMGALQAAHQSGVVHRDLKPDNIMIGTDADGKPMVKLLDLGIAKIRESADVTALTMTGQLLGTPFYMSPEQWDGTEDIDGRSDIYSLAIILYELISGKRPFEGKTLESLAYLHTFTKAKPLHELRSGIPYNFSRIIERAMEKDRNLRPPTMLAFMEQLRQAILELNIGIGGPVTDEQEAALTLFVHTDAQPTNPGQDTRQKGATKTLLDVAENSQSDQLRETAGTPDAQVTMLDPTPSQAQKMVPPPDFSTTRAPIRKDPPKKAISTSKPLAAPALTAPTLKLDPETSDPSPVQQVFIAESPQLDSANVIGALVEKPAISESRFTMNQVLVAMVAGIMMVIVAGVIFWPRTNIPRSTPPVPIKTTPVLTEVLQFWITVSQKTGSATTEQFANEPELQSGTEFKFGFQSSEFGYLYILGPGKNNQLMTFLTNVQSLGEPGHVNVLPGGKDYIFPEKEHFWIKLDNQPGVETYTLIFSPVQLEVPTFWNREPGSILTPEEMQEWQALQIFLVKAETKIISQPGPRLLVLKPKDQNQKKPVVFEVKINHKSTGSALKGRA
- a CDS encoding RRXRR domain-containing protein; the encoded protein is MFVYVLNCHGKPLMPTNPAKARLLLKAGKAKVVRKTPFTIKLRFGSSGYKQEVVAGMDTGSARVGTAAVANGNVVYQAEVTLRTDVSRKMEHRKMYRRSRRSRKTRYRAARFENRGASRRKGRLPPSIRGKVESHLRERRQVERLVPVTRWKVETASFDIHKLVNPEVAGVEYQNGLLKDWYHVKAYVPHRDGHQCQSGQKITHSVKLNVHHVQFKRRQGGNQPGNLLTLCLTCHQDLHQGKFEIKPKRNVTKHATEVGVIAAQLKQSDWEFEPTFGYETKYKREQFLKLPKSHTTDAMAICCEDGEAVEAGNGNSFVKRHVSQGDYQQTTGKHSQQRIPTGKLFGLRKFDLIQTVKGIGFVTGKRSSGYFAVGAIDGTRLTNSVNIKTNCVRLTARNTTLIQSRNGVSSRPSKDRVSTPKIR
- a CDS encoding DUF4384 domain-containing protein, encoding MLKYFVVRIVVIASLMVFPSAIWAVQKNQDQVRGSFLSTRPGGTAAKPKPKKAVPKKKTSDVTSSGSTEPTASSHNLAISTPGTAVGLGYTLFMKGPKDQPVRVDTNREFVTGDAIRILLEPNIDGFLYIFHTEQDKNPQLLFPDPRLQAGSNAVRAHVPYEVPSSTDANQRNQWFVFDGAPTTERLLIIIARQPITGIPIGQELVQKYAGNENGFQWSPSKELWAKIRNEKTGAQIVSTNSNAGTVQTKLEQTSLTRSLGLPKGAPAPSVILMNQSANKENLVTEVDLTHK